In the Enterococcus saigonensis genome, one interval contains:
- the recQ gene encoding DNA helicase RecQ, with product MDVLTQLLKEKFGYESFRPGQLELIQKVLRNENVLGIMPTGGGKSICYQLPALLLDGLTLVVSPLISLMKDQVDALNEMGISATFVNSSLSQEEVSMRLKDAAFGKYKLVYVAPERFEMFSFKQLLQQEKISLIAVDEAHCISQWGHDFRPSYLQLAQEIKVLPQRPAVIALTATATPQVASDIEKSLEIPATNKIQTGFARDNLAFQVVKDAKDSYLLEYLRVNQQQAGIIYASTRKEVERLYHLLKSKKIEAGYYHGGLTEEKRSAAQEAFLFDEIKVMVATNAFGMGINKSNVRFVIHAQTPGNIESYYQEAGRAGRDGLPSEAILMYAPQDLQVQQFFIDNSEMELDYKQKEYLKLREMSQYAHTEMCLQRYILRYFGEDGPDCGRCSNCLDQREVQDITLDAQKVLSCTKRMGERFGKALISKVLTGSKDQKISQWHFEKLSTYGLMKDWSQKDVSQLIDFLTAAGYLIPTEGQFPLLKISNSGKKVLLGQQKVMRKAQVVKKLAPDNELFEKLRQLRLELATKQNLPPYVIFSDKTLYELAEIRPQTTLEMLQIKGVGENKLKKYGAAFLELLQK from the coding sequence GTGGATGTTTTAACCCAATTATTAAAAGAGAAGTTTGGTTACGAAAGTTTTCGACCGGGTCAATTAGAGTTGATTCAAAAAGTGTTACGTAATGAAAATGTTTTAGGCATTATGCCTACAGGTGGTGGCAAATCGATTTGTTATCAATTACCGGCATTATTATTAGATGGTTTAACCTTAGTGGTCTCACCGCTAATTTCTTTAATGAAAGATCAAGTGGATGCCTTAAATGAAATGGGTATTTCAGCTACTTTTGTTAATAGTAGTTTATCTCAAGAAGAAGTAAGTATGCGCTTAAAAGATGCTGCCTTTGGTAAGTATAAATTAGTTTATGTCGCGCCAGAACGGTTTGAAATGTTTTCGTTTAAGCAACTTTTACAGCAAGAAAAAATCAGTTTAATTGCAGTAGATGAAGCCCATTGTATCTCGCAATGGGGACATGATTTTCGCCCTAGTTATTTGCAATTGGCCCAAGAAATCAAAGTATTGCCACAGCGGCCAGCAGTGATCGCGTTAACCGCGACTGCTACACCACAAGTTGCATCAGATATTGAGAAAAGTTTGGAAATTCCAGCAACGAATAAAATACAAACTGGTTTTGCGCGGGATAATTTGGCTTTTCAAGTAGTAAAAGATGCTAAAGATAGCTACTTATTGGAATATTTGCGGGTCAATCAGCAACAAGCCGGTATTATTTATGCCAGTACGAGAAAAGAAGTGGAACGCCTGTATCATTTATTAAAAAGTAAAAAAATTGAGGCGGGGTATTATCATGGTGGCTTAACCGAAGAAAAGCGTTCAGCAGCGCAAGAAGCCTTTTTGTTTGATGAAATTAAAGTGATGGTCGCGACCAACGCGTTTGGAATGGGAATTAATAAAAGTAACGTTCGCTTTGTCATCCACGCCCAAACGCCAGGAAACATTGAATCGTACTATCAAGAAGCCGGCCGGGCAGGACGTGATGGACTACCCAGTGAAGCCATTTTGATGTATGCACCGCAAGATTTACAAGTACAGCAATTTTTTATTGATAATTCTGAGATGGAGTTAGACTACAAGCAAAAAGAGTATTTAAAACTACGGGAAATGAGTCAGTATGCTCATACAGAAATGTGTTTACAACGCTACATTTTACGCTATTTTGGCGAAGATGGCCCTGATTGTGGGCGTTGCAGTAATTGCTTAGATCAACGTGAAGTCCAAGATATTACTTTAGACGCGCAAAAAGTGTTGTCTTGTACAAAGCGCATGGGAGAACGTTTTGGCAAAGCGTTGATTAGTAAAGTTTTAACAGGTTCAAAAGATCAAAAAATTAGCCAATGGCATTTTGAAAAGCTATCAACTTATGGCTTAATGAAAGATTGGAGTCAAAAAGATGTTAGCCAGTTAATTGATTTTTTGACAGCAGCAGGTTATTTAATTCCTACCGAAGGACAATTTCCGTTATTGAAAATTTCAAACAGTGGTAAAAAGGTCTTGCTGGGACAACAAAAAGTGATGCGTAAAGCTCAAGTGGTGAAAAAATTGGCACCTGATAATGAATTGTTTGAAAAGTTGCGCCAGTTGCGCTTGGAATTAGCGACGAAGCAAAATTTGCCGCCTTATGTCATTTTTTCTGATAAAACCTTGTATGAACTAGCTGAGATTCGACCGCAAACGACCTTAGAAATGTTGCAAATTAAAGGGGTAGGGGAAAATAAATTAAAAAAATACGGCGCGGCATTTTTAGAACTCTTACAAAAATAG
- a CDS encoding ABC transporter ATP-binding protein encodes MSYLSIQNVSKIYPRKKTKALQDFSLTVEKGEFITIVGPSGSGKSTLLNILTGFEEPTTGSIILAEQDITKSAPKDRDMALVFQEYALFPHMTVAENITFGMKIRKTAKKKRQEKLDWVTSELGLTEVVNVLPKNLSGGQRQRVSLARAIVRNPKLFLMDEPLSNLDAKLRDQVGDLILTTHKKLQATTLFVTHSQEEAMSLADRIIVLKDGVIQQIGTPHEIYEKPKNRFVAEFIGRPTINLFSFDKLPSYLQQRFSRESEKLAAIRSEYILIREFSHKESQASVDFETGVVTEIRYYGGSSILQLAWQGVTLAVKTTQDTRNLMGQCVHFTFDTTQLLFFEL; translated from the coding sequence GTGAGTTATTTATCAATCCAAAATGTCAGCAAAATCTATCCCCGTAAAAAGACAAAAGCACTACAAGATTTTTCTTTAACGGTCGAAAAAGGTGAATTTATTACCATTGTCGGCCCTAGTGGAAGTGGCAAGTCCACCCTGTTGAACATTTTGACCGGTTTTGAAGAACCGACAACTGGGAGTATTATTTTAGCCGAGCAGGATATTACAAAATCAGCACCAAAAGATCGCGACATGGCACTGGTCTTTCAAGAATATGCCTTGTTTCCTCATATGACCGTAGCAGAAAATATTACATTTGGCATGAAAATTCGAAAAACAGCAAAAAAGAAACGGCAAGAAAAGTTGGACTGGGTAACAAGCGAGTTAGGTTTAACAGAGGTAGTAAACGTTCTGCCCAAAAATTTATCTGGTGGTCAACGGCAACGAGTCTCCTTGGCGCGAGCCATTGTTCGCAATCCAAAATTATTTTTAATGGACGAACCGTTATCTAATTTAGACGCAAAATTACGAGATCAAGTGGGAGATCTAATCTTAACTACCCACAAAAAGTTGCAGGCTACTACGCTTTTTGTGACTCACTCCCAAGAAGAAGCCATGTCTTTAGCTGATCGCATTATCGTGTTAAAAGACGGTGTGATTCAACAAATCGGTACCCCTCACGAAATTTACGAAAAACCCAAGAATCGTTTCGTAGCCGAATTTATTGGCCGTCCTACGATTAATTTATTTTCGTTTGATAAGTTACCTTCCTATCTGCAACAGCGATTTTCACGGGAGTCAGAAAAATTAGCTGCTATTCGGAGTGAGTATATTCTTATTCGTGAATTTTCACACAAAGAAAGTCAAGCGAGTGTTGATTTTGAAACGGGCGTTGTCACAGAAATTCGTTATTATGGTGGCAGTAGTATTTTACAACTTGCATGGCAAGGCGTAACACTTGCAGTCAAAACTACTCAAGATACCCGGAATTTAATGGGGCAATGTGTTCATTTTACTTTTGATACCACGCAACTACTTTTTTTTGAATTGTAA
- a CDS encoding ABC transporter substrate-binding protein, with protein MKKIYLGLAVTAATFFLAACGSTNKEAAKQNDKVSGELTVVTNRTDADKLYAQMEKDFKKKYPEITAIKWESAGTDYDQYIANRMNTKDYGDVVFVPFSMAGKPQDYSKYFEALGTTKAMEKDYLDVTEADYDGKVYGLPTVLNSLGLVYNEAVFKKAGIDKLPQSTEELIADAKIIKEKTGAIAFYTNYQRLAVWAGALSSYGGENFKKEMVTNKSAFKKGQPMRAVMDMIYELAKAGLIEKDPVTLETQQAQQQLADGKIAMLMSGSQDVAPIQKLSKDTINIMPFPHLLAGKTSLALGAPSVIGINKNSNNKVAAKAFLDFFIDPASGHAKDMGGMTPVKAKLDASEQKAIKENNVILTAPATDPAIEAKYSAIANEVGVGRLTDVLQKTVNIALYPDQNESYQEYVASLEKKWEAAAKAHE; from the coding sequence ATGAAAAAAATTTATTTAGGGTTAGCCGTAACCGCAGCAACATTCTTTTTAGCAGCTTGTGGTAGTACAAACAAAGAGGCAGCCAAACAAAACGATAAAGTCAGTGGCGAATTAACTGTTGTCACCAACCGGACCGATGCAGACAAGCTCTATGCCCAAATGGAAAAAGATTTCAAGAAAAAATATCCTGAAATTACAGCTATTAAATGGGAATCTGCTGGTACAGATTACGACCAATATATTGCCAATCGCATGAACACAAAAGACTATGGCGATGTGGTTTTTGTACCTTTTTCAATGGCAGGAAAACCACAAGATTACAGCAAATACTTTGAAGCATTGGGCACAACAAAAGCCATGGAAAAAGATTATCTAGACGTCACTGAAGCCGATTACGATGGTAAAGTATACGGTTTACCAACAGTTTTAAACTCATTGGGATTGGTTTACAATGAAGCAGTTTTCAAAAAAGCTGGTATCGATAAATTACCCCAATCAACTGAAGAATTAATCGCTGACGCTAAAATAATTAAAGAAAAAACTGGTGCAATCGCTTTTTACACCAATTACCAACGTCTAGCTGTGTGGGCAGGCGCTTTATCTTCTTATGGCGGTGAAAACTTCAAAAAAGAAATGGTGACAAACAAATCTGCCTTTAAAAAAGGGCAACCAATGCGTGCAGTCATGGATATGATTTACGAATTAGCGAAAGCTGGCTTAATTGAAAAAGATCCCGTTACGTTAGAGACGCAACAAGCCCAACAACAATTAGCCGATGGCAAGATTGCCATGCTAATGAGTGGCTCACAAGATGTCGCCCCAATTCAAAAGTTAAGTAAAGACACGATTAATATCATGCCATTCCCACATTTATTAGCTGGTAAAACCAGTTTAGCTCTGGGTGCCCCTTCTGTAATTGGTATTAACAAAAATTCTAACAATAAAGTTGCTGCCAAAGCATTCTTAGACTTTTTTATTGATCCTGCTTCTGGACATGCCAAAGATATGGGCGGCATGACTCCTGTTAAAGCTAAGCTTGATGCCAGTGAACAAAAAGCGATCAAAGAAAACAACGTCATCTTGACTGCCCCAGCAACTGATCCTGCTATTGAGGCAAAATACAGCGCCATCGCAAACGAAGTTGGCGTTGGACGCTTAACTGACGTCTTACAAAAAACAGTGAATATCGCCTTATACCCTGATCAAAATGAAAGTTATCAAGAGTATGTCGCAAGCCTAGAGAAAAAATGGGAGGCTGCAGCAAAAGCCCATGAATAA
- a CDS encoding carbohydrate ABC transporter permease — protein sequence MNKRSLKREEKQTILLFLSLPLLLLLIFGLLPIATLIYNSFTDWDGLSVEKNVIGFKNYLTIWQDPVYFQAFTTNLFYLGSGLLQIVIALVLAILLSTKTYGKNIFKAVIVFPIMISGVATSLIFRLFFEPDGSFDQLLHFLHLSKFIRFWLGDPAVANYTLAFISLWRHLGTSFLLYFAAIQGLPQVYQQAASLEGANLWQQTRYIILPNIRTVLKLNFILLTIGAVSAFEIPLIMTNGANGTATFLVQTMKVAFDQKLVGLGSSLAVLMSLIIIALSLIQQRFQKEDN from the coding sequence ATGAATAAGCGCAGCCTAAAAAGAGAGGAAAAGCAGACTATTCTGCTTTTTCTCTCTTTACCGCTTTTATTGTTACTAATTTTTGGACTCTTACCCATTGCAACCTTAATTTACAATAGCTTTACCGATTGGGATGGTTTATCTGTTGAAAAAAACGTTATCGGATTTAAAAACTATCTCACTATTTGGCAAGATCCAGTTTATTTTCAGGCTTTTACCACCAATCTCTTTTACTTAGGTTCTGGTCTGTTACAAATCGTCATTGCCCTAGTTTTAGCCATTTTATTGTCCACAAAAACCTATGGCAAAAATATTTTTAAGGCGGTGATTGTTTTTCCGATTATGATCAGCGGAGTTGCAACTTCTTTGATTTTCCGATTGTTTTTTGAACCCGATGGCTCATTTGATCAGCTTTTGCATTTTTTGCATTTAAGTAAATTTATTCGCTTCTGGTTGGGAGATCCCGCTGTGGCCAATTATACTCTGGCCTTTATTTCCTTATGGCGTCACTTGGGCACGAGTTTTTTATTGTATTTTGCAGCGATCCAAGGTCTTCCCCAGGTCTATCAACAAGCGGCTAGTTTAGAAGGTGCTAACTTATGGCAACAAACCCGCTACATTATTTTGCCAAATATTCGTACCGTTTTAAAGCTGAACTTTATTTTACTCACTATTGGAGCCGTTTCCGCCTTTGAAATCCCGCTAATTATGACAAATGGTGCCAATGGAACAGCAACTTTTTTAGTGCAAACCATGAAAGTCGCCTTTGATCAAAAACTAGTTGGCCTAGGCTCTAGTCTAGCAGTTTTAATGTCTTTGATTATTATTGCACTAAGTCTCATACAACAACGTTTTCAAAAGGAGGATAATTAA
- a CDS encoding carbohydrate ABC transporter permease: MKILAKISKYFFLCVWLFICCYPLLTVFFGSFKTYQEFNATRGITPPTQWHFENYRLAFTSGNLPQAFINTFILVFCGVCGSVVIGSMVAYVLNRFDFPFKKLVIGAYFFISMVPMVVSQISTFKIITALGFYDRLIAPIVIYLGADVVMIYVYLQMYEKIPIELDKAALLEGASFFQIYRQILFPLLRPATGTVIVLKMISIYNDFYIPFLYLPGSTHGTVATALYRFMGPNQTNWQVICALVILSILPMLIVFLALQKYIYESLAGGVKS; encoded by the coding sequence ATGAAAATTCTAGCCAAAATTAGCAAATATTTCTTTTTATGCGTATGGCTGTTTATTTGCTGTTATCCTCTTTTAACTGTATTTTTTGGCTCTTTTAAAACCTACCAAGAATTCAACGCCACCCGCGGGATTACCCCACCCACACAGTGGCACTTTGAAAACTATCGTCTTGCTTTTACCTCCGGTAATCTGCCGCAAGCTTTTATCAATACCTTTATTTTAGTTTTTTGTGGCGTTTGTGGCAGTGTTGTAATTGGCTCTATGGTGGCTTATGTTTTGAATCGTTTTGATTTTCCTTTCAAAAAACTGGTTATTGGTGCTTATTTTTTTATCTCAATGGTTCCAATGGTCGTCTCGCAAATTTCTACCTTTAAAATAATCACCGCATTAGGATTTTACGATCGCTTAATTGCCCCTATCGTGATTTATTTAGGTGCAGATGTCGTGATGATTTACGTTTATTTACAAATGTATGAAAAAATCCCTATTGAATTGGATAAAGCCGCACTCCTAGAAGGGGCCAGCTTTTTTCAAATCTACCGTCAGATTTTGTTTCCTTTATTGCGTCCGGCTACCGGAACTGTCATCGTTTTAAAAATGATTAGCATTTACAACGATTTTTATATTCCCTTTTTATATTTGCCGGGCTCAACACACGGGACAGTGGCCACCGCCCTTTACCGCTTTATGGGACCTAATCAAACCAATTGGCAAGTAATTTGTGCCTTAGTAATTTTAAGTATTCTCCCGATGTTAATTGTCTTTTTAGCCTTACAAAAATATATTTATGAAAGCTTGGCAGGAGGTGTTAAAAGTTGA
- a CDS encoding prenyltransferase, with translation MNILTFFKGFPKRAYTVMEVRTGFATGLPVLSGSFFGAYLTGEIHWLYMILFFIAGFCFNIVANTANEMRAYLAKEENETTFTYHKGSEGLVRGDAKFFDAVFVLLLMIALGGICGLLLVFLTKDLLLLAWGLIGLLAAITYSLGPKPYLLYPVGEVVSGFFVGGLACYLAGRTQMGSGNWQLLLYSVVPMILTVFLMSTNNVGDYEKDRGIRVTLPHVIGFRNAILIVIPEFLILFTCWVILWVTQTIPWWQFLIGCLIFYRQGWQRWYKDYVKIPSVYPEMGREYGPRPLLLIYHFNTWMAFLFFIQIMGRKYL, from the coding sequence TTGAATATCCTTACTTTTTTTAAAGGGTTCCCGAAACGAGCTTATACCGTCATGGAAGTGCGTACCGGCTTTGCCACTGGACTGCCGGTTTTAAGTGGGAGTTTTTTTGGGGCGTATTTAACTGGAGAAATTCATTGGTTATACATGATTTTATTTTTTATCGCCGGTTTTTGCTTTAATATTGTTGCAAACACGGCTAACGAAATGCGGGCTTATTTAGCCAAAGAAGAAAACGAAACAACTTTCACCTACCATAAGGGCAGTGAAGGGCTTGTCCGCGGTGACGCAAAATTTTTTGATGCTGTTTTCGTTTTACTCCTCATGATTGCGCTAGGCGGCATTTGCGGGCTTTTACTGGTTTTTCTTACCAAAGATTTATTGTTGCTGGCCTGGGGATTAATTGGCTTACTGGCGGCAATTACTTACTCTCTTGGACCAAAACCTTATTTACTTTATCCAGTAGGAGAAGTTGTTTCAGGTTTTTTTGTCGGTGGACTTGCTTGCTACTTAGCAGGACGTACACAAATGGGCAGTGGCAATTGGCAGTTGCTTCTATACAGTGTGGTCCCCATGATTTTAACTGTTTTTTTAATGTCTACCAACAATGTCGGCGACTACGAAAAAGATCGTGGTATCCGAGTAACGCTACCGCACGTCATTGGATTTCGCAATGCGATATTAATCGTTATTCCAGAATTTTTAATTCTTTTTACCTGTTGGGTAATACTTTGGGTTACGCAGACTATTCCGTGGTGGCAATTTTTAATCGGCTGTCTAATTTTTTACCGTCAAGGCTGGCAACGCTGGTACAAAGATTACGTCAAAATCCCTAGTGTTTACCCAGAAATGGGACGGGAATATGGTCCTCGTCCTTTACTGTTGATTTATCACTTTAATACGTGGATGGCCTTTTTATTTTTCATCCAAATCATGGGAAGGAAGTACTTATAA
- a CDS encoding substrate-binding domain-containing protein: MEKIRLVQNKINPLVLPVIFADKLGYFEKFHVPVDLTVTETFQFAQKSSFVAGDVDAMMGDLTFYFDYRQHGKDAFVTTDLTRTIQLLAKKGAPKEGLRVGVARKGLFPFFMAHDLKTVLKQPEIVWINNTYERIQMLQNGEIDALVAIEPFITDILKTQSDTEILWHSKNSDKNMVMWCFDRKFYDNNVETVTNFHHALEAAAKNFNALSADDKVLQAIKIAQYTPEAAENLRHFTFEKQHNYATKDFELLADFLWQTGEVSQKYHTKDCLRKVF; this comes from the coding sequence ATGGAAAAAATCCGTTTGGTTCAAAATAAAATCAATCCCCTTGTATTACCTGTAATTTTCGCCGATAAACTCGGCTACTTTGAAAAATTTCATGTTCCTGTCGACTTAACCGTCACCGAAACATTTCAATTCGCACAAAAAAGCAGTTTTGTCGCCGGTGATGTCGATGCCATGATGGGCGACTTGACTTTTTACTTTGATTACCGTCAACATGGAAAAGATGCTTTCGTTACCACCGATTTAACCCGTACCATCCAACTCTTAGCAAAAAAAGGCGCCCCTAAAGAAGGGCTGCGCGTCGGGGTTGCCCGCAAAGGACTGTTTCCCTTTTTTATGGCGCATGATTTAAAAACTGTTCTTAAGCAACCTGAAATCGTCTGGATAAATAACACTTATGAACGCATTCAAATGTTGCAAAATGGGGAGATTGACGCCTTAGTTGCTATCGAACCTTTTATCACCGATATCTTAAAAACACAAAGCGATACCGAAATTTTATGGCACTCTAAAAATTCAGATAAAAATATGGTAATGTGGTGCTTTGATCGCAAATTTTATGATAACAATGTCGAAACAGTTACCAATTTCCACCACGCCTTAGAAGCCGCTGCAAAAAACTTCAACGCGCTTTCAGCCGATGATAAAGTACTGCAGGCAATAAAAATAGCGCAATATACACCTGAAGCCGCTGAAAATTTACGCCACTTTACCTTTGAAAAACAGCATAATTACGCGACTAAAGATTTTGAATTATTAGCAGATTTCTTATGGCAAACAGGTGAAGTAAGCCAGAAGTATCACACAAAAGATTGCTTGCGAAAGGTGTTTTAG
- a CDS encoding DUF2871 domain-containing protein has translation MKKVMNTAIAYFILAMVAGVFYREFTKFNDFTSATVLRVLHTHLLALGVAVFLFVAILFKISNLAESKLYQRFYLLYNIGLPLMIIMMTVRGVLQVYGTEVSHSMNSMIAGIAGLTHILVATALLMLLLAVKRALVRE, from the coding sequence ATGAAAAAAGTAATGAATACCGCCATCGCTTATTTTATTTTGGCAATGGTAGCAGGCGTGTTTTATCGAGAATTCACAAAATTCAATGATTTTACCAGTGCGACGGTGTTGCGTGTTTTACATACGCACCTTTTAGCTTTAGGGGTAGCCGTATTTTTATTTGTCGCTATTCTTTTTAAAATCAGCAATTTGGCAGAAAGCAAACTTTACCAACGTTTTTACCTCCTGTATAACATCGGCTTGCCGCTAATGATAATTATGATGACAGTGAGAGGTGTATTGCAAGTTTACGGAACAGAAGTTAGTCACAGTATGAATAGCATGATTGCAGGTATTGCAGGTTTAACTCATATTTTAGTAGCAACAGCCTTGTTGATGCTGTTGTTGGCGGTGAAAAGAGCTTTGGTAAGAGAATAG